Proteins from one Argopecten irradians isolate NY chromosome 15, Ai_NY, whole genome shotgun sequence genomic window:
- the LOC138309344 gene encoding calmodulin-like: MSTNKKMIDYVIKRLDADDNGTVDYEEFEDFITKSGFLQSLPDETDQEMLAAFQILDADQDGYITKEELTEFTSRVGDKKTEAEIQAIIRESDTNNDGRISYQEFVKHMAPNL; this comes from the exons ATGTCGACCAACAAGAAGATGATTGATTACGTCATCAAGAGGCTAGATGCTGACG ATAATGGCACAgttgactatgaagaatttgaGGATTTTATCACCAAGAGCGGCTTCCTACAGTCCCTCCCGGATGAGACGGATCAGGAAATGTTGGCAGCGTTCCAAATTCTGGATGCCGATCAAGACGGTTACATTACCAAGGAGGAGCTTACAGAATTCACGTCACGTGTCG GTGATAAGAAAACGGAAGCGGAAATTCAGGCAATAATAAGAGAGTCGGACACTAACAACGATGGCCGGATCAGCTACCAAG AATTCGTGAAACACATGGCTCCAAATCTCTAG
- the LOC138308572 gene encoding carbohydrate sulfotransferase 1-like — translation MELARDSLKAGMSVWNKLKVLPWLPKEDLVRKSASRDKNIQPEVYTTPKYIQSKKPVQEVVPQPLPEPPIENQGPTPIILMAYFRSGSSFVGDLIQAHDDVFYLFEPLRAPTTRFRLLNDTSHSSITRFQEKTRSILTKLSGCRLDHVPGEVIHDHFLNRSKKARNYIQCLDEHMDKNDPIEASKSTCLKTMIRSCLESKIVLVKVIRPSLAMLFEMMNAIPKLKIIHLMRDPRAMARARVSFGMIKKKTEIDDVTKFCDRLFEDAVVAENIKQKYPERILSLFYEEVAYHPIKEAQRIYKFADLEFSRRQQEIITAMTTNATPEKECRKMCTTKISTLQAEKWRKVASLKFVQFGRQFGSGHGDGRPG, via the exons ATGGAACTTGCCAGGGATTCTTTGAAAGCAGGCATGTCAGTATGGAACAAGTTAAAAGTGTTGCCATGGTTACCTAAAGAAGATCTCGTCAGAAAGTCTGCTTCACGAGACAAAAATATACAACCGGAAGTATATACCACGCCTAAATATATTCAATCTAAAAAGCCGGTACAGGAAGTGGTGCCACAACCATTACCGGAACCCCCAATCGAAA atCAAGGCCCTACTCCGATCATTCTGATGGCGTACTTTCGCAGCGGCTCCTCGTTTGTGGGTGATCTAATCCAAGCTCATGACGACGTATTCTATCTGTTTGAGCCACTGAGAGCCCCGACAACTCGCTTTAGATTGTTAAATGATACCTCTCACAGTAGCATTACCAG GTTTCAGGAGAAGACCAGATCGATTCTAACTAAATTGAGTGGTTGTAGACTTGATCATGTCccaggggaggtaattcatGATCACTTCCTGAATAGAAGCAAGAAAGCAAgaaattatatacaatgtttggACGAACACATGGACAAAAACGACCCGATTGAGGCCAGTAAAAGTACATGTCTTAAAACTATGATACGGAGCTGTTTGGAGTCTAAAATTGTGCTCGTCAAGGTCATTCGTCCTTCTCTTGCAATGTTGTTTGAAATGATGAATGCCATTCCGAAATTAAAGATTATACACCTCATGCGTGATCCAAGAGCAATGGCGAGAGCACGCGTCAGTTTTGGGATgattaaaaagaaaacagaaattgACGACGTCACGAAATTTTGTGATCGACTTTTTGAAGATGCCGTGGTTGCAGAAAATATCAAACAGAAATATCCGGAGAGGATTTTATCGCTTTTTTACGAGGAAGTGGCATATCATCCCATTAAGGAAGCACAAAGAATTTACAAATTCGCCGATTTAGAATTTAGCAGACGACAACAGGAAATTATTACAGCCATGACCACAAATGCAACACCCGAAAAAGAGTGTCGGAAAATGTGTACTACAAAAATATCGACCCTACAAGCCGAAAAATGGCGGAAAGTCGCCTCACTTAAATTTGTCCAG